Proteins co-encoded in one Cricetulus griseus strain 17A/GY chromosome 1 unlocalized genomic scaffold, alternate assembly CriGri-PICRH-1.0 chr1_1, whole genome shotgun sequence genomic window:
- the Dusp29 gene encoding dual specificity phosphatase DUPD1 has translation MASGDTKTSLTNAYPSAKRLSLQEEEEGEAEDYCTPGAFELERLFWKGSPQYTHVNEVWPRLHIGDEATALDRYGLQKAGFTHVLNAAHGRWNVDTGPDYYRDMAIEYHGVEADDVPTFDLSVFFHSAAAFIDSALRDDHSKILVHCAMGRSRSATLVLAYLMIHKNMTLVDAIQQVAKNRCVLPNRGFLKQLRELDKQLVKQRRQQAGAGDSELGR, from the exons ATGGCATCAGGAGATACAAAGACAAGCCTCACAAATGCCTATCCCTCTGCCAAGAGGCTGTCCcttcaggaggaggaggagggagaggctgAGGACTACTGCACCCCTGGAGCCTTCGAGCTGGAGCGCctcttctggaagggcagtccCCAGTACACTCACGTCAACGAGGTCTGGCCCAGGCTTCACATTGGTGATGA gGCCACAGCTCTGGACCGCTACGGGCTGCAGAAGGCGGGATTCACGCACGTGCTGAACGCCGCACATGGCCGTTGGAATGTGGACACTGGTCCCGACTACTACCGCGACATGGCCATCGAGTACCACGGCGTCGAGGCTGACGACGTGCCCACCTTCGACCTCAGCGTCTTCTTCCACTCGGCTGCCGCCTTCATCGACTCCGCGCTCCGAGACGACCACA GTAAGATCCTGGTTCACTGCGCCATGGGCCGAAGCCGGTCAGCGACCTTGGTCTTGGCCTATCTGATGATTCACAAGAACATGACCTTGGTGGACGCCATCCAACAAGTGGCTAAGAACCGCTGTGTTCTGCCCAACCGGGGCTTCCTGAAGCAGCTCCGAGAGCTGGACAAACAGCTGGTGAAGCAGCGGCGGCAACAGGCTGGGGCAGGGGATAGTGAGCTGGGGCGGTAA